CCAGGGACCCTGCCTGGCTGCGGACCTTCGGGGTCAGCTCGGCGGTGGCGGCGGCGCCGGGGCCCGACGGGCGGTCGGCGGACGCCCGGCGGCGGCTGATCCAGCTGTCGTAATGCACAAGACCGGCCAGACCGATCGTCAGGCCCACGGCCAGGGTGCCGCCCCCGGAAGCGACCGTTCCCCACTCGTGCTTGCTGAGCGCCGCGTCGACCGGCTCCCACGCGTGGGTCAGCACGTCCCACACGAGAAAGACGAGGATGCCGATGGCCACGGCGTTCAGGCCCGCCTTGAGGCGGGGGGTGGGTGAGCGAAGTCGGCCGATCGGGAGGCCGAGGTAGATGGTGAAGCCGGCGATGGCGCCGAGCAGGGTGATGTTCGCGCTGGACATGGGGACTCCGGTCTGACATGCGGGGACGCGGAGTGAGTAAAGGTTAGACAAGGCTTGCCTAACAACCCCTGAAGTGCCATTTCGCGCAAGCTTGGTGAAGTCATTACGCGAGGGCGAAGCCAGCCCCGACGGCCGCTCCTGGGCCGGGCAGTCATCTCGGGGTGGGTGAACGCCGCACCAATCAATCCGTCGAGCGTCGTTACTCGTATGGATGGAGAGGATGCAACTCACATGAAACCGGAGTGAATGAGGAATTTCAGCCGAAAATGGTCGATGTACTGACCCACTGGTCCTGGATCACAGCTCACTGACCACCGCGGCCGCCCTCGGCGACGCCTTGCGCCGCCGTACGTTCGAGGACTTCGGTTTCGAGTCGGAGCACGCCGCGCCCGGCTTGGTGCGGATGCGCAACTGTCCCTTCCACCCCATGACGGCCAAGACTCCGGAACTGGTCTGCAGCGTCAACCAGGCTTTCCTGGCCGGGTGTCTGGAAGGACACCGTCTGAAGCACCTCGGAGGCAGGAGCCACCCGCGGGCGGTGAGTCACATCCTGCTGCGCCTCGCAGGCGTCGGCGACTCCCCGGTGCCGGCCCATCCATACATGAACAGCTGGAGTCACCCTGAACTCCGCCCATGCTGCCGAAGGTCTGCCTGTTCGCGGACCACTCATGCCTACGCTGGAGCCGACGAAGGGCGGCTTGGCCATCGCCGCCGGCCCGTTGCAATGCATCGGGCCCTCGGACCACAACCCCACCCACCATCCGGACACCGGCCCGTTCCCGTGTCATCGCAAGCCGGCCCCGTGCCATCGATGGTTGAGTGAGATCGTGGGCAGTTTCGAGATCAATGAGAACTTGGTGCGCTCTCTGGTGCATGAGCAGCATCCGGACTTTGCAGGACTGGACCTGTGTGTGGTGGCCGACGGTTGGGACAACCAACTGTGGCCTCTCGCGGACGAGTTGGCCGTGCGCATGCCTCGCACGGAGCGTGCGCCGTCCCTCCTGCGCAAAGAGCACCAGTGGCTGCCCGCCCTGACCCCGCGTCTACCACTTCCGGTCCCGACCCCCCTGCGGATCGGTGAACCGTCCGCACGCTTCCCGCGGCCATGGACCATCGCGACATGGGTTCCCGGCGAACCGGCCGACCGCGCTCCAATCAGCAACGACAGCGCGGCCGACACTTTGGCGGACGAGGCCGTTGCGGCTCCCGATGGGGAGGACCCGCCGGTGTGGCTGCACGGCGACCTTCATCCGGCGCATGTCGTCGTCTCGGATGGCGCACTCGCGGGCGTGATCGACTTCGGTGACATGTGCGCCGGTGATCCGGCGGTCGATCTCGCCGCTGCCCGGGTGCTCGTCGGGCCCACCCGCCACCGGTTACGAGGTAGTGACAACCGGAGGCCAACTTCTTGGCGCGCGGACTGCTCTTCTTCGGTGAAACCGCGCCAATGAGGCAGCTACGAACCTTAGTTGGTGCCAAGGGAACGAAGAAATCCAAGGAGACCTGAGCATGAGGCTCGGTATGAAGCGGCTCGCGGTAGTCGGCGCGCTGGGTGTGACCTCAGCGGCACTGGCGGTATCCCCGGC
This portion of the Streptomyces mirabilis genome encodes:
- a CDS encoding phosphotransferase, yielding MSEIVGSFEINENLVRSLVHEQHPDFAGLDLCVVADGWDNQLWPLADELAVRMPRTERAPSLLRKEHQWLPALTPRLPLPVPTPLRIGEPSARFPRPWTIATWVPGEPADRAPISNDSAADTLADEAVAAPDGEDPPVWLHGDLHPAHVVVSDGALAGVIDFGDMCAGDPAVDLAAARVLVGPTRHRLRGSDNRRPTSWRADCSSSVKPRQ